A genomic segment from bacterium encodes:
- the rpmD gene encoding 50S ribosomal protein L30, with product MAKQLRITLVKGLSGHIEAHRGTVRALGIRKTNHSVVHNDTPQIRGMVKSISYLLKVEEV from the coding sequence ATGGCGAAGCAGTTAAGAATTACGCTGGTGAAAGGTCTGTCCGGACACATTGAAGCGCACCGCGGAACGGTTCGCGCTTTGGGTATCCGCAAGACGAACCACAGTGTCGTCCACAATGACACGCCGCAGATCCGCGGTATGGTGAAATCGATTAGTTATCTGCTCAAGGTGGAGGAAGTTTAA